The nucleotide window CCTAAtactctttctcaagcaatataaGGTAATTAGACACAATTAATCAAGGGctcattcaattaatcaccatacaaaacgtagttaaacaatcatatcataaatctggctcgattataacaacttgagtcaaaacttcaaccaacaattggttccatcaactcTAGAtaagtatttagctactcatagtaaaacaagagaaaactactaaattgttcataatgtaaaattgcaagaattaaaaggagatagaaaaactctaatgttttgTTGAtcttttcacacttgttcttcccCCAAAAGTAGTCTAAAATTAGCTTCCCCCTTCAATTGGgcgagtttctaaagcttataagggttttacaaaagtttCCCCGAAATTACGCTTTGGTCCTCAAACTTCCAGCTGTGTGAATAGTGCACCGCGGTCGCGGTCGACCGCGGTGAAAGCTGACCTTTCTGCCTCACTTCAGTAACCTTTCGCGgttcaccgcggtcgcggtggcctTATTTCCCaggccatttatgcttctttgtgttcgggtacttctcgagtgggtgtttttcttcacattattgcCTCCAAACCACTCCATGTTGCTTCCTCTCATATAATATTCCCTGCTAAATAAAAGAACActatttagagcattttgttggcaatttatctataaaacaacaacaaagtgtggtcatattaaggtgtaaatatcaactATATCGCCTGCTATCATGTGTTTAGGACAAATTGGCCCTATTGTGTGGAGGTTGTTGCATGTCTTAGGTCCTTGGCTAATTTGGCTCAATTGCCTTTCACCTTTTTTCATCTGATCCACATCTAGTCCCCTAAGTTGTTCTGACATGGGATCTTTACTTTGGTGGTGAGGAGTAAGAGAGTTTTAGTCAGCCCTGAGGATGACAAGGACCGTGGCTGGTACGCCAGATTTGTCGTTGCTCCTACGGCAGAGTTAGTAGGTAAAGAAAATATATCATTCCCTGAAAAGTGAAATTTTTCACGTGAGTTTTCTTTATaactttctttcttctctttttccctttttttagaAAGGGTTTGTTCTTCCCGTGACTGTTTCACTTTTCTTTTTCAAGCAACCATGGGAACAGTTGAAGAGATTCCTaattttcgtggttgggtagagaAATTGTTGACCATTGCTCTAATGGAAGTTAGATCTTGGAAATACCTTTCAAATAGGTTTGGTTGGAAGGTTAAGACCCATGGTAAgaattttccttctattttcatcTGTTCTTTTATTAGAATGTTTTTAACCCTTCGTTTTATCAAGGTTTCCTATTCGCGGTGTAAGTGCTAAATCGATTGCAGCTTCTAGACTTTCTTTGGCAAGAGACCATGAGATAATCTTGGGTTCTTCATTGAAGGAAAGCTGACAAACCCCAGGATTTTAAGGAGGAAGACGAACGGGATGGAAGTTCTTTGGTTAGAAGGCTGCGGGCTAGAAGAAGAGTCATTTTGGATGACAAAGCTACTCCTCCCCGTTCTATTCCCGTGATCGAGTCTGTTGAAGCCACCTTAGTGAGTTCTAACAAAGATACTCCTATGGCAGCTCGTGACTCTGATGAACATGTTTTTTCACGTGGGTTTGATAGTGAAGgttttgatttggtgtctgataaAGTACCTCTTGCCTCTTTCCCCGTGTCTGTCCCAATGGAATGCTCTTTGCTTTTTTTTACTGCTGCTGTTTCTACCCCACCTCAAGCTATTATGACTTCTTCTACGGTTCCCACTACTAATATTTCTCGAACTGAAGTTGGTTCTTCAAGTGGAAGTAGAGTGATAAAGCAAATTACCATTGAGGTTCTTGCCGATGGTAATCTTCTGAAGAAGTCTGGCCAAGCTGATGTATGGTTGAAACCCCTGATTGGTCCCGTTGAAAAGTTCAAGCTAGAAAGTCATAGTTCTTTGACTTGGATGAATGACATAGTGCAATCATCACTGAAGGTATTGATGCCTTTTTCATGTTCTATTCCATTTTCTTTCTACTGAAATTCTTACCCTTTTTTATATATAGATCAATCTCATTGGTAcggagatgatgaaaagggtttCCTATACAGAGTGATTGATGCATGATTACCAGATTGAGGTATATAATTGGAAAGAGCAGTATGACAGTCTTCAGCTTGAGatggaagttttagaagaaaaCAAATGTACCTTAGAGCAGCAACTGAGGGTCATGGCATCGGAGTTAGCAGTTGAAAAAGCTTCTTCCAATCAGGCAGGCAAGGATAAAAATCTCCTCGAGTCATCTTTTGTTGAACAACTCTCCAAAGCCACCGAGGAGATCAGAGGTTTGAAGGCCTTGTTGAATGAGAAAGAGGTTTATGCAGGTGAGCTTGTTCAAGCACTCACCCAGACCCAAGAAGATCCCCGTGTGTCTTTTGATAAGGTCAAGTTTTTGGAGAGTTCCCTTGCCCCTTTACAATCTTCTTACGATGTTGCTTTGACTGAGAGGGAGGAACTCAAGAGTGAAATTGATCATTGGGAAAGATACTACGAGGCTCTTGAGGACAAAGCTGTTGTCAAAGTAAGTTGGGACATATTGAACACGCGCCATGATACCCTTATGGAGGTTAGCCAAGAAGGTTTTAACTTGAATGCTGAGTTAGCAAAGATTAAAGAGACCATTGAAAAAACTCAGCAAGGCCAAAGTTTCTCTTCTCCCATGGCTGATACTCTCGAGAATGTTGAAGCTGATCCTGGTGCGCTGGATGTCCCAGCTCCTTCAGACCAAATCGAGCCTTCTGTTGTTGATGATGTCGTCCTGAACTCTTCTTCTAAACCTGCTCCATAGTGAGTTTATTTGTGAAGTTtgactccttttttttctttttggtgaaaTGTGTGGTGGTATTACCCCTGGTCTCATTTTGGGGGTTATGTTTTTGGAAATAGCATGTCCCCATGTCTTTTCGGGGCTTTAAAATGACAAtcagtttatgactaagttcatacttagttttaacttaatattataaagttTTCGTTTTAACTTAATTCTTTTGAGTTTCTGTTATACTCTTATAATAATTTGCCTTGTTTTTTTTATAAGTTCAAGGTCTTGCTTTTTAATTCGTGGATTTTTGTCTTACCCTTTTGACTGTTTGCATTTTTAGAAATGCTTAATTAACTTCATGGATCTTTGAATTAAacatgaattataaaagaggTCCCTTTTATATACgatacttaatgaagaagacatcTCAACTTCATAACGGTATAAACATACGAAaggagaaataggaacacacatgtttcttgaaataaTTTGATAAAGTTTTCATTAGAAATTTGTCAAGTTTAAATAACATCTTACATGTATttaaatatcttctattactcttccgtaactgttttctttacaacacatttgcaaaaaaataaaatacatgggTTTCTTTATGACCCATGGCTAAATACTGCCTTTAACCTAAACATTCATAAGATTTTGAAATTTGTATCCACGAGTGTATTCTTCACAGGTTTTTGGATCAGGCTTGCGTTTTAGGCTCATGACTTTGCTCTGAACTTGATATTTATTGAGTAGACTTTAGGCTTGACTTGAAATTTAATTGTTTCAACCTTCTTTGccttccttatatatatatatatcatatgtatattatatagtcccccaagtgtttgagctttgaagtatgaaatctcgagcacttgattattccttccatgcgatccttttcctgaaaaggaaaaacatacgggactcggaggtacgaTTTTAGATTAAGACTGCTTAACCCATTtaaatttctatcagaatagttgtaaccctagaccggGAATTATGTTCTTTCCACGTGTTTTTCAGGTCGTAATTCATGATTTAGTGCATGCTAGCTTTCtgtctatcatctaaaatcgttagtaaaatattaataattcaaaataaaaatcGTGAGTGGGGATACCTGCCCGTtggtattttctttccttagaaGTAGTATCTCTTCAGATGAACAGCATTCCAATTTGAAGGTAGAATCTTGCCATCCAATGTTTCAAGCTCGTATTCTCCTTTTCCTGCGATACCATGAATCTTATAAGgcccttcccaatttggacttaACTTTCATGCGTTGGCTGCCCTCGTGAATTGGAAAATTTTCTTGAGTACatagtccccaatcttgaagtatctaaGACGAGCTTTCCGATTGTAATACCGCTCAATAACTTGTTTTTGCGCTGCCATCTTTATTAATGCAGTTTCCCTCCTttcttcaagtaaatctaggTTTATCCACATCTATTCTTCGTTCGATTCTTTAGTATCTTAAGTATATCTcgtacttggttcccctatctcgactggaattaaggcttcatcCCCATATACAAGTGAAACCGGTGTTTCTCCcgtacttgtttttgttgttgttcggtaagcccacaaGACTTCAGGTAGTACCTCTGGCTAACTGCCTTTAGATTCTTCCAGtcttttcttcaagttgttgataatgactttatttgttgattcaaCTTGTGcattacccaccggatggtaCGGTGTTGAGGTAATCCTTTTAATTCGCCAACTTTGGAAAAAATTTGTGATTTGTGCACCTATAAATTGTGGTCCGTTATCACATACGATTTTCTTTGCCATCCCGAATTGGCATGTGATGTTTCTCCAGATGAAGTCTCTGACCTCTTTTTCTCGCACCTGATTGAaagctcctgcttctacccacttagtaATATAGTCAGTGAATACTAACAAAAATCTTACCTTGCCTTTGGCTTGTAGTAGTGGACCTacaatatccatcccccacttcataaaaGCCATGATACAACGACCGGATGTAATAATTCAGCTGGTTGGTGCATATTGTTACCATATCTTTGGCACTTGTCACATTTTGCCATAAAATTTTCCCcgtcttcttccatttttggccaataatagCCAACTCTAATTATGGTTTTTACCAAAGCTCTTCCTCCAGCATGATTTCCATAATGTCCCtcatgtatttctctcattacgtaCTCCATTTGAGAAGGGCCGAGACATTTTGCTAGAGGTccaccgaacatttttcgataTAGATTGCCTTGATTTAAACAGTAACGAGCAGCTTTTTGGCAAAGTGCTTGAgtctttttcttatcttcaggtaGTATTCCATACTCCAAAAAATTGACAATCTCATTTttccagtcccaagttagattATTAtaatttacctcgtttttgtcTTGATCAagcactgaatgaaacaaatgaatcaCGAAAgaattttctttatttgttacTTCTGCAGCAGATACAAGATTGGCTAGAGCATCTATCTCTGCATTTTCTTCCCTTGGTATCTACGTgattttccaagtttggaattgtctAACTAAATCCCGTGCCTTTTCCAGGTACTGTTGCATCCTCGCTTCTCTAGCTGTGTAAGTCCCCTGCATTTGGTTAACTACAAGCTGTGAATCACTTTTGATCATGACCTGCTCTATTCCGAGCTGTCGCGCCAATTCCAACCCTATAATCACATCTTCATATTCTGCCTCATTATTAGTGATTGGATGACACTTTATTGCTTGCCGTATGGTTTCACCCGCAGGTGGTACCAGGACAATGCCCAGACCTGCTCCTTTTACATTTGATTAACCGTCAGTAAATAAGGTCCATGTACCTGGATTAGATCTATTAAATAACTGTAGTTCTTTTTCTGCTTCCAACAGTATCCCTTGGCTAAAATCTTCCACGAAATCTGCTAAAACTTGTGACTTTATTGCAGTTCTAGGTTGATATGTaatg belongs to Nicotiana tabacum cultivar K326 chromosome 6, ASM71507v2, whole genome shotgun sequence and includes:
- the LOC107793073 gene encoding uncharacterized protein LOC107793073, with product MEGQKQPKEQSDRIEQIPGVPLVIKRIDMDKYSQQPWKPSAASLPIPKYDGITDPRDHVTAFTTSVKGNGLTKQEIESALIKAIEEIPDILTSKKEVQRLTGRITALGRFISKSSEKCFKFFSALKKQNQFEWSEECQQALKNLKAYLSNPPLRAKPKSGEKLPVYLTVLEVAVSVVLVREDQGKQSPIYYVSKSLLDAETRYPHLEKLALALIMTSRKLRPYFQCHPISVVTAYPLRNILYKQELSSGLAKWAIELSEYDITYQPRTAIKSQVLADFVEDFSQGILLEAEKELQLFNRSNPGLGIVLVPPAGETIRQAIKCHPITNNEAEYEDVIIGLELARQLGIEQVMIKSDSQLVVNQMQGTYTAREARMQQYLEKIPREENAEIDALANLVSAAEVTNKENSFVIHLFHSVLDQDKNEVNYNNLTWDWKNEIVNFLEYGILPEDKKKTQALCQKAARYCLNQGNLYRKMFGGPLAKCLGPSQMEYVMREIHEGHYGNHAGGRALVKTIIRVGYYWPKMEEDGENFMAKCDKCQRYGNNMHQPAELLHPVVVSWLL